The following are from one region of the Rhinopithecus roxellana isolate Shanxi Qingling chromosome 22, ASM756505v1, whole genome shotgun sequence genome:
- the LOC115895655 gene encoding ATP-dependent RNA helicase DDX42-like — MSDGEDPSGAEGRRRATESDGERRRATESDEGRRCLMEKIQEELKGGGERRRVTESDGERRRVTESDEGRRCLTEKIQVELKGGGERRRVTESDGERRRVTESDEGRRCLTEKIQVELKGGGERRRVTESDGERRRATETDESRRCLTRRAERT, encoded by the coding sequence ATGTCTGACGGAGAAGATCCAAGTGGAGCTGAAGGGCGGCGGAGAGCGACGGAGAGTGACGGAGAGCGACGGAGAGCGACGGAGAGTGACGAAGGTAGACGATGTCTGATGGAGAAGATCCAAGAGGAGCTGAAGGGCGGCGGAGAGCGACGGAGAGTGACGGAGAGCGACGGAGAGCGACGGAGAGTGACGGAGAGTGACGAAGGTAGACGATGTCTGACGGAGAAGATCCAAGTGGAGCTGAAGGGCGGCGGAGAGCGACGGAGAGTGACGGAGAGCGACGGAGAGCGACGGAGAGTGACGGAGAGTGACGAAGGTAGACGATGTCTGACGGAGAAGATCCAAGTGGAGCTGAAGGGCGGCGGAGAGCGACGGAGAGTGACGGAGAGCGACGGAGAGCGACGGAGAGCGACGGAGACTGACGAAAGTAGACGATGCCTGACGAGAAGAGCCGAGCGGACCTGA